One window from the genome of Deinococcus sp. NW-56 encodes:
- a CDS encoding alpha/beta fold hydrolase: protein MPERVLVALHGNFASSAWWVDLLAAPPEGWRVLAPDLPGFAGTTHEGEVGIAAYADWLEGWMEGEGVTRPVLLGHSLGGAVVLEAAARRPDAYAGLILAASAPLTGLVTPEENYPVLELLRGNAGLREMSLGALFPSRRPDNFATLLDHAGQMAPSHYSGNARALAAWSVEPGRLAGRPVLVLGGELDALVTPELVRAQAAALGTDAMVLPGVGHGFPQEDPAAFRALLQSFLDTLS, encoded by the coding sequence ATGCCTGAGCGCGTGCTGGTCGCGCTGCACGGCAACTTCGCCTCCTCGGCTTGGTGGGTGGACCTGCTGGCCGCTCCGCCGGAAGGCTGGCGTGTCCTCGCCCCCGACCTCCCCGGCTTCGCGGGGACGACTCACGAGGGCGAGGTCGGCATCGCCGCCTACGCTGACTGGCTGGAAGGCTGGATGGAGGGTGAGGGCGTCACGCGTCCGGTGCTGCTGGGGCACTCGCTGGGGGGGGCGGTCGTGCTGGAAGCGGCGGCCCGTCGCCCCGACGCCTACGCCGGACTGATTCTGGCGGCGTCGGCTCCCCTGACTGGCCTGGTCACCCCCGAGGAGAATTACCCCGTGCTGGAGCTGCTACGCGGCAATGCGGGACTGCGGGAGATGAGCTTGGGGGCGCTCTTCCCATCGCGCCGGCCCGACAACTTCGCCACGCTGCTGGACCACGCGGGCCAGATGGCTCCCAGCCACTACAGCGGCAACGCCCGCGCCCTGGCCGCGTGGAGCGTGGAGCCGGGGCGCCTCGCCGGGCGGCCCGTGCTCGTGCTGGGGGGCGAGCTGGACGCGCTGGTCACGCCGGAGCTGGTGCGGGCACAAGCCGCCGCGCTGGGAACGGACGCGATGGTCTTGCCCGGCGTCGGCCACGGCTTTCCACAGGAAGACCCCGCCGCCTTCCGTGCCCTGCTGCAATCGTTCCTCGATACGCTGTCCTGA
- a CDS encoding branched-chain amino acid ABC transporter permease, giving the protein MSQALDRGRAVVRRPDVPLRSLLPLGLFFLLALVFPFLPLGERAEYLLQIAFFTLVAGVLALSWDILARSGQVSLAHAAFYGLGAYGFALLSKVMPWFLAMPVAALIAGLISLILGAVTMRLSGMYFAIATLAFTEVVRTIIQNLPEATAGGANGLLVPALLGGNARAQYFLAFGILLFTALVSLAIRRSRLHHAFAAIRQGEETARVLGVSVVKYKLLAFFISSFLAALGGVLYAGKTFFINPLETFSLANSIAPLTTSIFGGLYTTLGPILGATVLRVAEEILHAYIKNGYLVVYGLVLMLSILWLPRGLMGLFKRGKHGGDV; this is encoded by the coding sequence ATGAGTCAGGCATTGGATAGAGGCCGGGCCGTGGTCCGCCGCCCCGACGTGCCCCTGCGGTCGCTGCTGCCGCTGGGCCTGTTCTTCCTGCTGGCGCTGGTGTTCCCGTTCCTGCCGCTGGGAGAACGGGCCGAGTACCTGCTCCAGATCGCCTTCTTCACGCTGGTGGCCGGGGTGCTGGCGCTGTCGTGGGACATTCTGGCGCGGAGCGGACAGGTCTCCCTGGCGCACGCCGCCTTTTACGGGCTGGGGGCCTACGGCTTCGCGCTACTGAGCAAGGTGATGCCCTGGTTCCTGGCGATGCCGGTCGCGGCGCTGATCGCCGGGCTGATCTCGCTGATTCTGGGCGCCGTGACCATGCGCCTGAGCGGAATGTACTTCGCCATCGCCACGCTCGCCTTCACTGAGGTCGTGCGGACGATCATCCAGAACCTGCCGGAAGCCACGGCGGGAGGCGCAAACGGGCTGCTCGTCCCGGCGCTGCTGGGCGGGAATGCGCGGGCGCAGTACTTCCTCGCGTTCGGCATCCTGCTGTTCACCGCGCTCGTGAGCCTCGCCATCCGGCGTTCGCGGCTGCACCACGCTTTCGCCGCCATTCGGCAGGGCGAGGAAACGGCGCGGGTGCTGGGTGTCAGCGTCGTGAAATACAAGCTGCTGGCCTTTTTCATCTCGTCGTTCCTGGCCGCGCTGGGCGGGGTGCTGTACGCGGGCAAGACCTTTTTCATCAACCCGCTGGAAACCTTCAGCCTCGCCAACTCCATCGCGCCGCTGACCACCTCGATTTTCGGGGGGCTGTACACCACCCTGGGGCCGATTCTGGGGGCGACGGTGCTGCGCGTGGCCGAGGAAATCCTGCACGCCTACATCAAGAACGGCTACCTCGTGGTGTACGGGCTGGTGCTGATGCTGAGCATCCTGTGGCTGCCGCGTGGGCTGATGGGCCTGTTCAAGCGGGGCAAGCATGGGGGGGACGTATGA
- a CDS encoding ABC transporter ATP-binding protein, with the protein MTAVGVQPSAVGQGDVVLRADGLSKRFGGLLAVQNVSFSQYDGEILAVIGPNGAGKTTLLNLLSGVYRPSSGRLHLLGRDVTQEPMEARCHAGLGRAFQIVRPFPEMTVHENVTVGALFGKRGVTLGQARERAYDLLERTGLAAHADKEAHELTLLQDKRLEVARALATQPRVLLLDEVMAGLRPGEAQEAVGLVRSVRDSGVSVLFIEHIMPVVRDLADRVVVMDQGQVLAEGTYREVTANPQVVAAYLGTEEGLHA; encoded by the coding sequence ATGACGGCGGTGGGTGTGCAGCCTTCAGCGGTGGGCCAGGGTGACGTGGTGCTGCGGGCCGATGGCCTCAGCAAGCGGTTCGGGGGCCTTCTCGCCGTGCAGAACGTCAGTTTCAGCCAGTACGACGGCGAGATTCTGGCGGTGATCGGGCCAAACGGGGCGGGCAAGACGACGCTGCTGAATCTGCTGTCGGGGGTCTACCGCCCCAGCAGCGGGCGGCTGCACCTGCTGGGACGCGACGTGACGCAGGAGCCGATGGAAGCGCGGTGTCACGCGGGGCTGGGGCGGGCCTTCCAGATCGTGCGGCCCTTTCCCGAGATGACCGTGCACGAGAACGTGACGGTGGGAGCGCTGTTCGGCAAGCGCGGCGTGACGCTGGGGCAGGCGCGGGAGCGGGCTTACGACCTGCTGGAACGCACCGGCCTCGCCGCCCACGCCGACAAGGAGGCCCACGAGCTGACCCTGCTGCAAGACAAGCGGTTGGAGGTCGCCCGTGCCCTCGCGACGCAGCCGCGCGTGCTGCTGCTGGACGAGGTGATGGCCGGGCTGCGGCCGGGGGAGGCGCAGGAGGCCGTGGGGCTCGTCCGCAGCGTGCGCGACAGCGGGGTCAGCGTGCTGTTCATCGAACACATCATGCCGGTGGTGCGCGACCTGGCCGACCGGGTCGTTGTGATGGACCAGGGACAGGTGCTCGCCGAGGGCACCTACCGCGAGGTCACGGCCAACCCGCAGGTGGTTGCCGCATACCTGGGCACCGAGGAAGGACTTCACGCATGA
- a CDS encoding branched-chain amino acid ABC transporter permease — translation MELFLQTLLNGLLQSGIYALVASGLALAVGVVGIVNFAHGEFLMIGAFLAWALSTYLGVDPLISLPFAALAVFGVGALTYRVSIRHVLLAPELNQMLLTFGLGILLQNLALIWLGGNTRTVTTGYQGSSLSIGELSVGGPKAIAFGFAVLILGALYGVLYRTTLGRQMRAVAQNRRGSQLIGINVDRVYLIAFGVSCALAAIAGVLVAVLLFASPTVGLVFALKAFAIIVMAGLGNLTGVLWASVVLGVSEALVQTYVPGGGGWSDAVFFLLIFATLVYRSYRGAK, via the coding sequence ATGGAACTCTTTTTACAAACCCTGCTCAACGGCCTGCTGCAAAGCGGCATCTACGCGCTCGTCGCGTCGGGGCTGGCGCTGGCGGTCGGCGTGGTGGGCATCGTGAACTTCGCGCACGGCGAGTTCCTGATGATCGGGGCCTTTCTGGCCTGGGCGCTGAGCACCTACCTGGGCGTGGACCCCCTGATCTCGCTGCCCTTCGCCGCGCTCGCCGTCTTCGGCGTCGGGGCGCTGACCTACCGGGTCAGCATCCGGCACGTGCTGCTGGCCCCCGAACTCAACCAGATGCTCCTGACCTTCGGGCTGGGCATCCTGCTGCAAAACCTCGCGCTGATCTGGCTGGGGGGCAACACCCGCACGGTGACGACCGGGTACCAGGGCAGCAGCCTCTCCATCGGGGAACTTAGCGTGGGCGGTCCCAAAGCGATCGCGTTCGGGTTCGCGGTGCTGATTCTGGGAGCGCTGTACGGGGTGCTGTACCGCACCACCCTGGGCCGTCAGATGCGGGCGGTGGCGCAGAACCGCCGGGGCTCGCAGCTCATCGGCATCAACGTGGACCGGGTGTACCTGATCGCCTTCGGGGTGAGCTGTGCGCTGGCGGCGATCGCGGGCGTGCTGGTCGCCGTGCTGCTGTTCGCCTCGCCCACGGTGGGCCTGGTCTTCGCCCTCAAGGCCTTTGCCATCATCGTGATGGCGGGGCTGGGCAACCTGACGGGCGTGCTGTGGGCGTCGGTGGTGCTGGGCGTGTCGGAGGCGCTGGTGCAGACTTACGTGCCGGGCGGAGGCGGCTGGAGTGACGCGGTGTTCTTTCTCTTGATCTTCGCCACGCTGGTCTACCGCTCCTACCGGGGGGCGAAATGA
- a CDS encoding ABC transporter ATP-binding protein translates to MTATQMNPAASRTQGQELVIENLAAGYGKVQVLWDVSLRVAPGEFVAMIGANGAGKTTTLRAVSGVVKPSAGRITLGGRDITRSAPSQIVGLGLGHVPEGRELFPLMTVRENLELGAAMRPEARAVQAQTLAHVYELFPRLSERAGQLAGTLSGGEQQMVAVGRALMSRPSVLVVDEPSLGLSPLMTQTVFEALKAVNQEGVTVLLVEQNVGLSLKLAHRAYVLENGQVVKEGSGAELLADPAVREAYLAL, encoded by the coding sequence ATGACGGCGACACAGATGAATCCGGCCGCGAGCCGCACCCAGGGCCAGGAACTGGTGATCGAGAACCTCGCCGCCGGATACGGCAAGGTGCAGGTGCTGTGGGACGTGAGCCTGCGGGTGGCTCCCGGCGAATTCGTCGCCATGATCGGGGCGAACGGAGCGGGCAAGACGACCACGCTGCGGGCGGTGAGCGGCGTGGTGAAGCCCTCGGCGGGGCGCATCACGCTGGGCGGGCGGGACATCACGCGCTCGGCGCCCTCGCAGATCGTGGGGCTGGGGCTGGGGCACGTCCCGGAAGGCCGCGAACTGTTCCCGCTGATGACCGTGCGCGAGAACCTCGAACTCGGCGCGGCGATGCGGCCGGAGGCGCGGGCGGTGCAGGCGCAGACGCTGGCGCACGTCTACGAACTGTTCCCGCGCCTCAGCGAGCGGGCCGGGCAGCTTGCCGGAACGCTCTCGGGCGGCGAGCAGCAGATGGTCGCGGTGGGCCGGGCGCTGATGAGCCGTCCCTCAGTGCTGGTGGTGGACGAACCCTCGCTGGGCCTCTCGCCGCTGATGACCCAGACCGTGTTCGAGGCGCTGAAGGCCGTCAACCAGGAGGGCGTGACCGTCCTGTTGGTCGAGCAGAACGTGGGCCTGAGCCTCAAGCTCGCGCACCGAGCCTACGTGCTGGAAAACGGGCAGGTCGTGAAGGAGGGCAGCGGAGCGGAATTGCTCGCAGACCCGGCGGTGCGGGAAGCGTATCTGGCGCTGTAG
- a CDS encoding class I SAM-dependent rRNA methyltransferase, whose amino-acid sequence MTKASRLASVTLKPGAVRRISGRYPFGHAGDIGEAGPGIEAGEVVDVRAPDGSLIGRGYFNPQGATPLRMLTWTPGEAIDLAFYRSRVRAALARREGRIENTDARRVLYAEADGLPGVVADQFGDVLSVQLRNAGVERHRDLILRALREETDATSAFERSDTGERRREGLELRTGVLWGDVPERVTFHEDDLSLHFSPFDAQKTGFFLDQRDNRRLMRSLAAPGEGFLDVYSYTGGFSLHAARAGAKPVALDKDQAALGVLEREARENGVQVGVRWGDAIETLTALEREKRTFGAAVLDPPTLAKRKEDVPRAKRIFTDGSARALRMLRPGGHLLVSTCAHYIRVDDLLDAARVAAGEAGCGAEVVAITYQPADHPHLLSVPESLYLKSVLLKKEA is encoded by the coding sequence ATGACGAAGGCGAGCAGGTTGGCAAGCGTGACCCTGAAGCCGGGGGCGGTGCGGCGCATCTCGGGCCGCTACCCCTTCGGGCACGCGGGGGACATCGGGGAGGCGGGGCCGGGGATAGAGGCGGGCGAGGTCGTGGACGTGCGGGCACCCGACGGGTCGCTGATCGGACGCGGGTACTTCAACCCGCAGGGCGCGACGCCGCTGCGGATGCTGACGTGGACGCCGGGCGAGGCGATTGACCTCGCCTTCTACCGCTCGCGGGTGCGGGCGGCGCTGGCCCGCCGCGAGGGCCGCATCGAGAACACCGATGCCCGCCGCGTCCTGTACGCCGAGGCCGACGGGCTGCCCGGCGTGGTGGCCGACCAGTTTGGGGACGTGCTGAGCGTGCAGCTTCGCAACGCAGGGGTGGAGCGCCACCGCGACCTGATCCTGCGGGCGCTGCGCGAGGAGACGGACGCGACCTCGGCCTTCGAGCGCAGCGACACGGGCGAGCGCCGCCGTGAGGGGCTGGAGCTCCGCACGGGCGTGCTGTGGGGCGATGTACCGGAGCGCGTGACCTTCCACGAAGATGACCTCTCGCTGCATTTCAGCCCCTTCGACGCGCAGAAGACGGGCTTTTTTCTGGACCAGCGCGACAACCGGCGGCTGATGCGTTCGCTCGCAGCGCCCGGCGAGGGCTTTCTCGACGTGTACTCGTACACCGGGGGCTTCAGCCTGCACGCCGCGCGGGCGGGGGCGAAACCCGTCGCGCTCGACAAGGACCAAGCGGCGCTGGGGGTGCTGGAGCGCGAGGCCCGCGAGAACGGGGTGCAGGTCGGCGTGCGCTGGGGAGACGCCATCGAGACGCTGACGGCGTTGGAGCGCGAGAAGCGGACCTTCGGGGCGGCGGTCCTCGACCCGCCCACCCTCGCCAAGCGCAAGGAGGATGTGCCCCGCGCCAAGCGCATCTTCACCGACGGCAGCGCCCGCGCCCTGCGGATGCTGCGGCCCGGCGGCCACCTGCTCGTGAGCACCTGCGCCCACTACATCCGGGTGGACGACCTGCTCGACGCGGCCCGCGTGGCGGCGGGCGAGGCCGGGTGCGGCGCGGAGGTCGTGGCGATCACCTACCAGCCCGCCGATCACCCCCACCTGCTGAGCGTGCCGGAAAGCCTGTACCTCAAGAGTGTGCTGCTGAAGAAGGAGGCGTAG
- a CDS encoding alpha/beta fold hydrolase: MRQGEDRGGAAFTLEVDAALGGVKVPVRLGGRTWGQPTEARDNAVLVCHYYTGTGQAAGEAEDGTPGWWAPLIGPGRAVDTDRYFVVALNTPSNVQVHDPAVVTTGPDTLHPDGQPWGGRFPAWDFADLHALQLEVLRQLGLERWHAVIGPSFGGMQALQWAARTPDLAPRVAAVATSPCAGPVLRDAFGPLLRDVAPTGGLAGALRLISFFGMGADGLEAAFRDTDFGAYLRSRSGTASLAHILDIARVVQTHDLHAVAPRPELFTRWRDAGLRLLTVNIRGDQFFPAHEMRAFAEASRAAGVAHTHFEYDSAWGHLGCVQDTAPFAGLLRGLLDDTLPAAAPPPDLAGAGEVPHA; this comes from the coding sequence ATGCGACAAGGCGAGGACAGGGGGGGCGCGGCGTTCACGCTGGAGGTGGACGCCGCGCTTGGGGGGGTGAAGGTCCCGGTGCGGCTGGGCGGGCGCACCTGGGGCCAGCCCACGGAGGCGCGGGACAACGCCGTGCTGGTGTGCCACTACTACACCGGCACCGGGCAGGCGGCGGGCGAGGCGGAGGACGGCACGCCCGGCTGGTGGGCACCGCTGATCGGGCCGGGGCGGGCGGTGGACACGGACCGCTACTTCGTGGTGGCGCTGAACACGCCGTCCAATGTGCAGGTCCACGACCCGGCCGTCGTGACGACTGGCCCCGACACCCTGCACCCCGACGGTCAGCCGTGGGGCGGCCGCTTTCCGGCCTGGGACTTCGCCGACCTCCACGCCCTGCAACTGGAGGTGCTGCGTCAGCTCGGCCTGGAGCGCTGGCACGCGGTGATCGGTCCCAGCTTCGGGGGCATGCAGGCCCTCCAGTGGGCGGCCCGCACACCGGACCTCGCCCCGCGCGTGGCGGCGGTGGCGACCAGCCCGTGTGCGGGACCGGTCCTGCGCGACGCCTTCGGGCCGCTGCTGCGCGACGTGGCCCCGACCGGCGGGCTGGCGGGGGCGCTGCGCCTGATCTCCTTCTTCGGGATGGGGGCAGACGGGCTGGAGGCGGCCTTCCGGGACACCGACTTTGGGGCTTACCTGCGCTCGCGCTCGGGGACGGCCAGCCTCGCGCACATCCTCGACATCGCGCGGGTGGTGCAGACGCACGACCTGCACGCGGTCGCCCCCCGCCCCGAGCTGTTCACCCGCTGGCGGGACGCGGGCCTACGCCTGCTGACTGTGAACATCCGGGGCGACCAGTTCTTCCCCGCGCACGAGATGCGGGCTTTCGCGGAAGCGAGTCGGGCGGCGGGCGTGGCGCACACCCACTTCGAGTACGACTCGGCGTGGGGGCACCTGGGGTGCGTGCAGGACACCGCGCCCTTCGCGGGGCTGCTGCGTGGGCTGCTGGACGACACCCTGCCCGCCGCCGCGCCGCCTCCCGACCTCGCGGGCGCGGGGGAGGTGCCCCATGCCTGA
- a CDS encoding alpha/beta hydrolase: MEQFAQFVVGGQRVYGMLHVPEEHSLGGGRPAQGWPSVVMLHGFTGNRAGDHRLLPLFSRYLAARGVASLRFDFRGSGESEGDFSEMTVAREVEDTEAAFGYVRGLPMLDPERVMLLGFSMGGLVAALAAERVRPHRLALWAPALPELWLGFLRGGYAPPVIRDYGGWPLGREFLLEMPRVQPLEAAARWGGVARVFHGDADTVCPPDFGVRYAQALGCDAVAIPGANHTFDSLEAVERLYQETGRFVTGG, from the coding sequence ATGGAACAGTTCGCGCAGTTCGTGGTGGGCGGCCAGCGGGTCTACGGGATGCTGCACGTCCCAGAGGAACACAGTCTGGGGGGCGGGCGCCCGGCGCAGGGCTGGCCCAGCGTGGTCATGCTGCACGGCTTTACCGGCAACCGGGCCGGGGACCACCGCCTGCTGCCGCTGTTCTCGCGGTATCTCGCAGCGCGGGGGGTGGCGTCCCTCCGCTTCGACTTTCGCGGCAGCGGCGAGTCGGAGGGAGACTTCTCCGAGATGACGGTCGCCCGCGAGGTGGAGGACACGGAGGCCGCCTTCGGGTACGTGCGCGGCCTGCCCATGCTCGACCCCGAGCGGGTGATGCTGCTCGGCTTCAGCATGGGGGGCCTCGTCGCGGCCCTCGCCGCCGAGCGGGTGCGGCCCCACCGACTTGCGCTGTGGGCACCTGCCCTGCCGGAGCTGTGGCTGGGCTTCCTGCGCGGCGGCTACGCCCCCCCGGTCATCCGCGACTACGGCGGCTGGCCGCTGGGCCGCGAGTTCCTGCTGGAGATGCCCCGCGTGCAGCCCCTGGAGGCCGCCGCCCGCTGGGGCGGGGTCGCCCGCGTCTTCCACGGCGACGCCGACACGGTCTGCCCGCCCGACTTCGGGGTGCGCTACGCCCAGGCCCTCGGCTGCGACGCGGTGGCGATTCCCGGCGCGAACCACACCTTCGACTCGCTGGAGGCGGTGGAGAGGCTGTACCAGGAGACGGGGCGGTTTGTGACGGGGGGATAG
- a CDS encoding Crp/Fnr family transcriptional regulator, producing MSVLDELRTSPLFQGVPEDAVREAAGIVTPRHFRRGELIVEQDAQGEAMHLVTRGVVRVSRVSVGGRERVLGDLYAPGVIGETSVLARQERSASVRALEEVRTLMLYRSHFELILRHHPKVLWNLAEMLARRVTLLNDELIAFGLNTEAALAHVFGHLHAVRVAAGVPRPEVLPLSTADIMARTSSSRETVVRVLKRMEGHGLLRVGPQSVTLLNPAALDQVSLEAADAD from the coding sequence ATGTCGGTTCTGGACGAGTTGAGAACTTCGCCGCTGTTCCAGGGCGTGCCGGAGGACGCGGTGCGCGAGGCCGCCGGAATTGTGACCCCCCGCCACTTCCGGCGCGGTGAACTGATCGTCGAGCAGGACGCCCAGGGCGAGGCGATGCACCTCGTCACGCGCGGGGTGGTGCGGGTCAGCCGCGTCAGCGTGGGGGGCCGCGAGCGGGTGCTGGGCGACCTCTACGCACCGGGCGTGATCGGGGAAACGTCGGTGCTGGCCCGGCAGGAGCGCAGCGCGTCTGTGCGGGCGCTGGAGGAGGTCCGCACCCTGATGCTGTACCGCAGCCACTTTGAGCTGATCCTGCGTCACCACCCGAAGGTGCTGTGGAACCTCGCCGAGATGCTGGCCCGCCGGGTGACCCTCCTGAACGACGAGCTGATCGCCTTCGGGCTAAATACCGAAGCCGCCCTCGCCCACGTCTTCGGCCACCTCCACGCGGTCCGGGTGGCGGCGGGGGTGCCGCGCCCGGAAGTGCTGCCCCTCTCCACCGCCGACATCATGGCCCGCACCAGCAGCAGCCGTGAGACGGTCGTGCGTGTCCTCAAGCGCATGGAGGGCCACGGCCTGCTGCGGGTGGGTCCCCAGAGCGTGACCCTCCTCAACCCGGCGGCGCTCGATCAGGTGTCGCTGGAGGCGGCGGACGCGGACTGA
- a CDS encoding amino acid ABC transporter substrate-binding protein — protein sequence MKKMLLTGVLLALSGAGAVKVGALLPLSGAGSVSGQAARNGYLLALEEINKAGGVLGRPLELEFADDGSSPAKAVPEFVKLVTVEKVDFMVGGVSSATSIAISGPAKQYNTFMAWIGAAAVPVEDAFADHKYFFHYHPWSYYNFEAILDYFKHLRVTKKARNIAIAYEDGPFGSAGIGDTVAAFKKAGFNVVMTEKFKTGSGNFGPIVSKAKAARPDIFYWVGYDTDALPLATEIKQQNLNVGLIYGTPPSWPVGFEKNRLADNVAGLSLWLPTSPNAQSRAFVNAYRKKFGNVTEEYFAPLAYVNLKTLAAAINKAGSTDKDKVAAALAATNTQTPFGPLTFTKSNKTRYQGFKAGSWLSFQYLGDDRAPVYPLKFAKKTTVWGK from the coding sequence ATGAAAAAGATGCTTCTGACGGGCGTTCTGCTCGCGCTGTCCGGCGCGGGCGCGGTCAAGGTGGGCGCACTCCTTCCCCTCTCGGGGGCGGGCAGCGTGTCGGGGCAGGCGGCCCGCAACGGCTACCTGCTGGCGCTGGAGGAGATCAACAAGGCGGGCGGCGTGCTGGGGCGGCCCCTGGAACTGGAATTCGCGGACGACGGCAGCAGCCCCGCCAAGGCCGTGCCCGAGTTCGTCAAGCTGGTGACGGTCGAGAAGGTGGACTTCATGGTGGGCGGGGTCAGCAGCGCCACCTCCATCGCGATCAGCGGCCCGGCCAAGCAGTACAACACCTTCATGGCCTGGATCGGCGCGGCGGCGGTGCCCGTGGAGGACGCCTTCGCGGACCACAAGTACTTCTTCCACTACCACCCGTGGTCCTACTACAACTTTGAAGCGATCCTGGACTACTTCAAGCACCTGCGCGTGACGAAGAAGGCCCGCAACATCGCCATCGCCTACGAGGACGGCCCCTTCGGGTCGGCGGGGATAGGCGACACGGTCGCGGCCTTCAAGAAGGCGGGCTTCAACGTCGTGATGACCGAGAAGTTCAAGACGGGCAGCGGCAACTTCGGGCCGATCGTCTCCAAGGCGAAGGCCGCCCGCCCCGACATCTTCTACTGGGTGGGCTACGACACCGACGCCCTGCCGCTGGCGACCGAGATCAAGCAGCAGAATCTGAACGTGGGCCTGATCTACGGCACGCCTCCCTCGTGGCCCGTCGGCTTCGAGAAAAACCGACTGGCCGACAACGTGGCGGGCCTGAGCCTGTGGCTCCCGACCAGCCCGAACGCCCAGAGCCGCGCTTTTGTCAACGCCTACCGCAAGAAGTTCGGCAACGTGACCGAGGAATACTTCGCGCCGCTGGCCTACGTGAACCTCAAGACGCTGGCCGCCGCCATCAACAAGGCGGGCAGCACCGACAAGGACAAGGTGGCCGCTGCCCTCGCGGCGACGAACACCCAGACGCCCTTCGGTCCGCTGACCTTCACCAAGAGCAACAAGACCCGCTACCAGGGCTTCAAGGCCGGAAGCTGGCTGAGCTTCCAGTACCTCGGCGACGACCGCGCACCCGTCTACCCGCTGAAGTTCGCCAAGAAGACGACGGTCTGGGGCAAGTGA